The following proteins are co-located in the Marinomonas profundi genome:
- the glyA gene encoding serine hydroxymethyltransferase yields the protein MANTEAFFSQTLAERDPELFATIVEEQERQETGIELIASENITSKAVLEAQGSVLTNKYAEGYPNRRYYGGCEAVDVTEQLAIDRAKQLFSCEFANVQPHSGAQANGAVMLALLQPGDTILGMSLDAGGHLTHGAPPAQSGKWFNAVQYQVNPETLLIDYDAIEAQALECKPKMIIAGGSAIPRVIDFKRFREIADKVGAYLFVDMAHIAGLVATGAHPSPLPYAHVVTTTTHKTLRGPRGGMILTNDLDLGKKINSAVFPGYQGGPLMHVIAGKAVAFGEALKPEFKVYIDQVVANAKALAAVMIERGCDIVTGGTDNHLMLVDLRPKGLKGNVVDKALERAGITCNKNGIPFDTEKPMITSGIRIGTPAATSRGFGIEEFEKVGHLISDVLDGLVTMPEGNPEVEARVLAEVKELCKRFPLYR from the coding sequence ATGGCCAACACCGAAGCCTTTTTCAGCCAAACCCTAGCGGAGCGAGATCCAGAGCTTTTTGCCACTATTGTTGAAGAACAAGAGCGTCAAGAAACCGGCATTGAATTGATCGCATCTGAAAACATTACGTCGAAGGCGGTTTTAGAGGCACAAGGTTCTGTGCTAACCAATAAATACGCCGAAGGTTACCCGAATCGTCGTTACTACGGCGGCTGTGAAGCAGTTGATGTGACAGAGCAATTGGCTATCGATCGTGCTAAACAACTGTTTAGCTGTGAATTTGCCAACGTTCAGCCTCACTCTGGCGCTCAGGCAAATGGCGCGGTGATGTTAGCCCTACTTCAACCTGGCGACACTATTCTAGGCATGTCTTTGGATGCCGGCGGCCATTTGACTCACGGTGCGCCACCAGCTCAGTCTGGCAAATGGTTCAATGCGGTTCAATATCAAGTTAACCCTGAGACACTTTTGATCGATTACGATGCAATCGAAGCCCAAGCGCTAGAATGCAAACCAAAAATGATCATCGCGGGTGGTTCTGCTATTCCTCGTGTTATCGACTTTAAACGCTTCCGCGAAATCGCTGACAAAGTTGGCGCTTACCTATTTGTTGACATGGCACACATTGCGGGCCTTGTTGCCACAGGCGCTCATCCATCACCGCTTCCATATGCCCACGTTGTCACCACCACAACGCACAAAACATTACGTGGACCTCGTGGCGGCATGATTCTTACCAATGATCTTGATCTTGGCAAGAAAATCAACTCTGCGGTATTCCCAGGTTACCAAGGCGGCCCACTAATGCATGTTATTGCAGGTAAAGCGGTTGCCTTCGGTGAAGCCCTTAAGCCTGAATTCAAAGTTTACATCGATCAAGTTGTTGCCAACGCTAAAGCCTTGGCTGCAGTGATGATCGAACGTGGTTGCGACATCGTGACGGGTGGAACAGACAACCACCTAATGTTGGTTGACCTTCGCCCTAAAGGCTTAAAAGGTAACGTAGTTGATAAAGCACTAGAACGCGCTGGCATCACCTGTAACAAAAACGGCATTCCGTTTGACACTGAAAAACCCATGATCACATCGGGCATTCGTATCGGCACACCGGCAGCAACATCGCGCGGCTTTGGTATTGAAGAGTTCGAAAAAGTGGGGCATCTTATCAGTGACGTGCTTGATGGCTTAGTGACAATGCCAGAAGGCAACCCTGAGGTTGAAGCTCGCGTACTTGCAGAAGTAAAAGAGCTTTGCAAACGCTTCCCACTCTACCGCTAA
- the gcvT gene encoding glycine cleavage system aminomethyltransferase GcvT yields MKRTALCDLHIASGARMVEFAGYEMPVQYPLGVMKEHLWVRENVGLFDVSHMGQVMLRGENVKTSLEAVLPVDVLGLAEGMQRYGMFTTEKGGISDDLMFANWGDDVFMVVNAGCKEQDIAYLKASLVDCEVDVVDDRALLAIQGPKARDVFARMVPDVATMKFMQSLKFQWQGVELWVSCSGYTGEDGYEVSVPNSHAEAFANALLAFDEVEWIGLGARDSLRLEAGLCLYGHDIDTNTTPVEASINWAIQKVRRLDGERAGGFPGADIILPQFTAKPARKRVGFLVDGRAPVREGVEIVDAAGDVKGSVTSGGFSPTLAKPIVMAYVSTQALDADEPLFANVRGKKIPLAQSSMPFVPSRYYRG; encoded by the coding sequence ATGAAACGTACTGCTTTGTGTGATCTACATATCGCTTCTGGCGCTAGAATGGTTGAATTTGCTGGCTATGAAATGCCAGTTCAATATCCGTTAGGCGTGATGAAAGAGCATTTATGGGTGCGTGAAAACGTGGGCTTGTTTGATGTATCGCATATGGGTCAAGTGATGCTGCGAGGTGAAAATGTAAAAACCTCCCTTGAAGCTGTCCTACCTGTTGATGTACTTGGCTTGGCAGAAGGTATGCAGCGTTATGGTATGTTCACCACGGAAAAAGGCGGTATCAGCGATGACCTGATGTTTGCCAATTGGGGTGATGACGTTTTTATGGTGGTTAATGCTGGCTGCAAAGAGCAAGACATTGCTTATTTAAAAGCCTCGCTGGTTGATTGCGAGGTGGATGTTGTTGACGACAGAGCGTTGTTGGCGATTCAAGGGCCAAAAGCGCGTGACGTTTTTGCTCGTATGGTGCCAGATGTGGCGACGATGAAGTTTATGCAAAGTCTTAAGTTTCAGTGGCAAGGTGTTGAGCTTTGGGTAAGCTGCTCTGGCTACACAGGGGAAGATGGCTATGAGGTGTCGGTACCCAATAGTCACGCTGAAGCGTTTGCCAATGCCTTACTGGCGTTTGATGAAGTAGAGTGGATTGGTCTTGGCGCGCGTGACTCTTTGCGCCTTGAGGCGGGTTTGTGTTTGTACGGTCATGACATTGATACCAACACAACACCGGTTGAGGCCTCAATTAATTGGGCCATTCAAAAAGTACGCCGCTTGGATGGAGAGCGTGCTGGTGGCTTCCCAGGTGCCGACATTATATTGCCGCAATTCACTGCTAAGCCAGCCAGAAAGCGTGTGGGTTTCTTAGTAGATGGACGTGCGCCTGTTCGTGAAGGTGTGGAAATTGTTGATGCTGCTGGTGATGTGAAAGGTAGTGTGACAAGTGGTGGCTTTTCGCCGACCCTTGCTAAGCCTATCGTGATGGCCTATGTATCGACTCAAGCGCTTGATGCGGATGAGCCGTTGTTTGCCAATGTTCGTGGCAAAAAAATCCCGCTAGCGCAATCTTCGATGCCTTTTGTTCCTTCTCGCTATTATCGCGGCTAA
- a CDS encoding elongation factor P hydroxylase — MASATQLVAAFNACFFSSFNVRLIGGADEPLYLPAKPNGSATVFFRLDYPSSALHEVSHWCIAGDERRLLEDYGYWYESDSRDLQTQQAFEQVEVKPQAVECILHWAAGLPFRVSVDNLSMADYDAAHFERAVMYQVGHYVDSGLPERAKIFSTYLLAQRHPDLLFNEFLKRQYENYCR, encoded by the coding sequence TTGGCAAGTGCAACGCAACTTGTGGCAGCTTTTAATGCCTGTTTCTTCTCAAGTTTTAATGTCCGCCTCATTGGCGGTGCAGATGAGCCTCTTTATTTACCGGCTAAACCTAATGGTTCGGCGACGGTATTTTTTCGGCTTGATTACCCTTCTAGTGCGCTGCACGAGGTGAGTCATTGGTGTATCGCTGGTGATGAAAGGCGATTATTAGAAGATTATGGTTATTGGTATGAATCAGACTCTCGCGATTTGCAAACTCAGCAAGCGTTTGAGCAAGTGGAAGTAAAGCCGCAGGCGGTCGAGTGTATTTTGCATTGGGCGGCCGGATTGCCCTTTCGTGTCAGTGTGGATAATTTGTCTATGGCGGATTATGACGCAGCGCATTTTGAACGAGCAGTGATGTATCAAGTGGGTCACTATGTTGACTCTGGTTTACCTGAAAGAGCGAAGATCTTTTCTACCTATTTATTGGCACAACGCCACCCCGATTTACTATTTAATGAGTTTTTAAAGCGACAGTATGAAAATTATTGCAGATGA
- a CDS encoding 4-phosphoerythronate dehydrogenase produces MKIIADENMPNARALFSHLGDVELVNGRTLTHEQVKDADILLVRSVTKVTQDLLHGSSVRFVGSATIGVDHIDLDYLAKVGIAFSSAPGCNADAVADYVFSGLSHLYMTKKFRWLNKKIGVIGYGNVGKAVYQRFAGMGCNVCVYDPLKEEGSGAANFVALEEILTCEVISLHAPLTTSGDYPTKGMLGAKELSQLVPGVAIISAGRGGVIDEDALIERHKALHGDIHLVLDVWDGEPLINQALVSIVDIATPHIAGYSKQGREKGSWMVYLALCEYLKQDFPAVSQRDAISAGWFSSLDVGAQLPQEEILARCIQAIYDVARDDVRLRYKYRENREHNVFDWLRKHYVERDEFHTCLIEGADDASRLLGAVGFSVK; encoded by the coding sequence ATGAAAATTATTGCAGATGAGAATATGCCCAATGCGCGAGCCTTGTTTTCGCATTTGGGTGACGTTGAGTTAGTAAATGGTCGCACATTAACTCATGAGCAGGTTAAAGATGCTGATATATTATTGGTGCGTTCGGTTACTAAAGTGACACAAGATCTGCTTCACGGCAGTTCAGTTCGTTTTGTTGGTAGCGCCACGATAGGCGTCGATCATATCGATTTAGATTACCTTGCCAAAGTCGGTATCGCCTTCAGCAGTGCGCCAGGGTGCAATGCCGATGCGGTAGCGGATTATGTTTTTAGCGGCTTGAGTCATCTGTATATGACAAAAAAATTTCGCTGGCTAAACAAAAAAATTGGTGTCATTGGTTATGGCAATGTGGGTAAAGCGGTGTATCAGCGTTTTGCTGGCATGGGATGTAATGTGTGCGTTTATGATCCTTTGAAAGAAGAGGGTAGCGGCGCGGCTAATTTTGTTGCTTTAGAAGAAATACTGACGTGTGAAGTGATTTCTCTGCATGCGCCTTTAACAACGTCTGGCGATTATCCAACAAAAGGTATGTTGGGAGCGAAAGAGTTGAGTCAATTGGTGCCCGGTGTTGCCATTATTTCGGCGGGGCGCGGTGGCGTTATTGATGAAGACGCTTTGATTGAGCGACATAAAGCGTTGCATGGTGATATTCATCTGGTGTTGGATGTTTGGGATGGCGAGCCTTTGATCAACCAGGCGCTGGTTTCTATTGTGGATATTGCCACCCCCCATATTGCGGGCTACAGCAAGCAGGGGCGCGAAAAGGGCTCATGGATGGTGTATTTGGCACTGTGCGAATATTTAAAGCAGGATTTCCCTGCGGTAAGTCAGCGCGATGCCATTAGTGCCGGATGGTTTTCGTCTCTTGATGTGGGGGCTCAACTTCCTCAAGAAGAAATACTGGCTCGTTGTATTCAAGCCATCTATGATGTAGCAAGGGACGATGTTCGGTTACGCTATAAGTACCGCGAAAATAGAGAGCATAATGTGTTTGATTGGTTGCGTAAGCATTATGTTGAAAGAGACGAATTCCACACTTGCTTAATAGAAGGCGCTGATGATGCATCCCGTTTATTGGGTGCGGTTGGCTTTTCAGTAAAATAA
- a CDS encoding flagellar brake protein — protein MAGVMQVDLGDLDVPMGTSVQLEFISPPGRHMVKVLGNIPGRSLMLSTPKLNGKNILVREGQVVNVRLMLSTHVCAFSSKVAKSYLEPAAHIHIAYPSYVETSEVRQAVRVETRLISNLEPDDSAVSIGASSSAIIIDLSLGGAKLISKEDFASVNQTMRLVCNVKIGPYSHILKLNCEIRSQEIQMLEQVQASLVDNDFLAKMGVEYFYVYGIRFIDVAKEAGIPLMAYILETQHNKVK, from the coding sequence ATGGCTGGAGTAATGCAGGTCGATCTGGGGGATCTTGATGTTCCAATGGGGACAAGCGTTCAATTGGAATTTATTTCCCCTCCTGGGCGTCATATGGTCAAAGTTCTGGGCAATATCCCTGGCAGGTCTTTGATGCTATCGACCCCTAAATTGAATGGTAAAAACATATTGGTCAGAGAAGGGCAGGTCGTCAATGTGCGGCTTATGCTGAGTACTCATGTTTGTGCGTTTTCTAGCAAGGTGGCAAAAAGCTACTTAGAGCCTGCCGCCCATATTCATATCGCCTATCCTAGCTATGTTGAAACTTCTGAAGTTCGTCAGGCGGTTAGGGTTGAGACGCGGCTTATTAGCAATCTCGAGCCAGATGATTCGGCGGTATCAATAGGCGCCTCTTCTTCGGCCATCATCATTGATTTAAGTTTGGGTGGGGCTAAGCTGATATCGAAAGAGGATTTTGCTTCGGTCAATCAAACCATGCGTTTGGTGTGTAACGTGAAGATTGGCCCTTATAGTCATATTCTTAAGTTAAATTGCGAGATTCGCTCGCAAGAAATTCAAATGCTTGAGCAGGTTCAGGCAAGCTTAGTAGATAATGATTTCTTGGCCAAAATGGGGGTCGAGTACTTTTATGTCTACGGCATTCGATTTATTGATGTGGCGAAGGAAGCGGGCATTCCGCTGATGGCGTATATTCTGGAAACACAACACAATAAAGTGAAGTAG
- the htpX gene encoding protease HtpX → MRIILFLLTNLAVMVVAGVVLSLLGVNGYMTSNGLDFTSLLIFCAVFGFVGSFISLFLSKFMAKRGSGAVVIKQPRNHKEVWLLDTVKELSQKAGIKMPEVAIFPAHDANAFATGWNKNDALVAVSSGMLERFSPDEIKAVLGHEIGHVANGDMVTLSLVQGIVNTFVMFFARIAAYAVDQFLRRGENNQGSVGFSYYIVTFVFEILFGVLASMIVMWFSRYREFRADEAGARLAGKGAMIAALARLQQEHEESHMPDSMLAFGIRRGKTPTFGQLFSSHPPIGDRIKALQAL, encoded by the coding sequence ATGCGTATTATTCTGTTTTTGCTGACAAACCTAGCTGTCATGGTGGTAGCGGGGGTTGTTTTAAGTCTTTTAGGCGTAAACGGTTATATGACCAGCAACGGCCTAGACTTCACTTCTTTATTGATTTTTTGCGCTGTCTTCGGTTTCGTAGGCAGCTTCATCTCGCTATTTCTCTCCAAGTTCATGGCAAAACGAGGGTCTGGTGCCGTTGTAATCAAACAACCTCGCAACCACAAAGAAGTGTGGCTGCTTGATACGGTAAAAGAACTCTCACAAAAAGCAGGCATTAAAATGCCAGAAGTGGCTATTTTTCCAGCCCATGACGCCAATGCTTTTGCGACCGGATGGAACAAAAACGACGCCTTAGTCGCGGTCTCAAGTGGCATGCTAGAGCGTTTTTCGCCCGATGAAATTAAAGCGGTGCTTGGCCATGAAATTGGTCACGTCGCAAACGGCGACATGGTTACATTGTCGCTTGTACAAGGCATTGTTAACACCTTTGTCATGTTCTTTGCGCGTATTGCCGCCTATGCTGTTGACCAGTTTCTACGTAGAGGAGAAAACAACCAAGGCTCTGTCGGCTTTAGTTACTACATCGTAACCTTTGTTTTTGAAATTCTTTTTGGTGTTCTCGCCTCGATGATCGTCATGTGGTTCTCTCGTTACCGAGAATTCAGAGCCGATGAAGCTGGAGCGAGGCTGGCAGGCAAAGGCGCCATGATTGCAGCATTAGCACGATTACAGCAAGAGCATGAAGAAAGCCACATGCCTGACTCCATGCTTGCTTTTGGTATTCGTCGTGGAAAAACGCCCACCTTTGGTCAGCTTTTCTCAAGCCACCCACCTATTGGCGATAGAATTAAAGCGTTGCAAGCACTGTAA
- a CDS encoding pyridoxal phosphate-dependent aminotransferase, with protein sequence MQIRKSNKLANICYEIRGPVLKEAVRMEEEGQRILKLNIGNPAPFGFEAPDEILVDVIRNLPISQGYSESKGLFSARKAVMQKYQAMGIKSADVNHVWMGNGVSELIVMAMQGLLNDGDEILIPAPDYPLWTAAATLAGGYVRHYLCDEGAGWQPDINDIKSKISNKTKAIVIINPNNPTGAVYEKGILESIINLAEEHNLLIFSDEIYDKILYDEAQHIPTATLTEGRAPCITFGGLSKVYRTAGFRSGWMVITGDRSGISDYIEGLDILSSMRLCANVPAQHAVQTALGGYQSINELIASGGRLYEQRKVAWEALDAIPGVHCHKPEGALYLFPRLDPKMYQIKNDMDLVLQFLREEKVLIVQGTGFNWPTPDHVRFVFLPHVEELIPAMDRFAAFLGRLRKR encoded by the coding sequence GTGCAAATTCGCAAATCAAACAAACTTGCCAATATATGTTATGAAATTCGTGGCCCCGTTCTAAAAGAAGCCGTGCGCATGGAGGAAGAAGGCCAGCGCATTCTTAAACTTAACATCGGCAACCCTGCCCCATTTGGTTTTGAAGCGCCTGACGAGATACTCGTTGACGTGATCCGCAACCTCCCCATATCGCAAGGCTACAGCGAATCAAAAGGGTTGTTTTCCGCGCGCAAAGCCGTCATGCAAAAATACCAAGCGATGGGCATCAAGTCTGCAGACGTTAACCATGTCTGGATGGGCAACGGCGTAAGCGAGCTGATTGTGATGGCGATGCAAGGGTTATTAAATGATGGCGACGAAATCCTCATCCCTGCCCCCGATTACCCGCTTTGGACCGCAGCAGCGACTTTAGCCGGTGGTTACGTTCGACACTACTTGTGTGATGAGGGGGCTGGCTGGCAGCCTGACATTAATGACATCAAGTCGAAGATCTCTAATAAAACCAAAGCCATCGTCATCATAAACCCCAACAACCCAACGGGGGCGGTTTATGAAAAAGGCATCCTTGAATCCATTATCAATCTAGCAGAAGAACACAACTTGCTGATCTTCTCAGACGAAATATACGACAAAATTCTCTATGACGAGGCTCAGCACATACCAACCGCAACACTGACAGAAGGCCGCGCCCCCTGCATCACTTTTGGCGGGTTATCTAAGGTCTATCGCACCGCAGGCTTTCGTTCTGGTTGGATGGTTATTACTGGTGATCGAAGCGGCATCAGCGATTACATAGAAGGCTTGGACATACTCAGCTCCATGCGCCTGTGTGCCAACGTGCCAGCTCAACACGCCGTACAAACAGCATTAGGAGGCTATCAGAGCATTAACGAACTTATTGCTTCTGGTGGGCGTTTATATGAGCAGCGCAAGGTTGCATGGGAAGCGCTTGACGCCATTCCCGGTGTGCATTGCCATAAACCAGAGGGGGCGCTGTATCTATTTCCTCGGCTCGATCCAAAAATGTACCAGATTAAAAATGATATGGATCTTGTTCTGCAGTTTTTGCGCGAAGAAAAAGTGCTTATTGTTCAAGGCACAGGCTTTAACTGGCCAACCCCAGACCATGTGCGGTTTGTTTTCCTCCCCCACGTTGAAGAGCTTATTCCGGCAATGGACCGTTTTGCCGCATTTTTAGGCCGATTAAGGAAGCGTTAG
- a CDS encoding YajG family lipoprotein codes for MLNKQLFLTLSLSALLLTGCSTTHYISLTPEADIERANLSNERVINVSTSTKLTNNVGSIKTGLNERADIFTTNDIKQSVKNSILNGLRAMGFTPDQGVMPAADLKIEITKMSYTTKVETLKTVATLEFELKATLAAKGQTYKANYGSEKVTEYGTMPYQKAIEDDMNALASQTVNRLLNDQNVITLLK; via the coding sequence ATGCTAAATAAACAACTGTTTTTAACCTTATCCCTTTCGGCACTGCTATTAACAGGCTGCTCTACTACGCACTATATAAGTCTCACACCAGAGGCAGATATAGAGCGCGCCAACCTAAGCAATGAACGAGTGATTAATGTCTCCACCAGCACGAAACTTACTAACAACGTAGGCTCAATCAAAACAGGCCTTAATGAACGCGCTGACATTTTCACCACGAACGACATCAAACAAAGCGTGAAAAATAGTATTTTAAATGGCTTGAGAGCAATGGGCTTCACACCAGACCAAGGCGTCATGCCAGCCGCTGACCTAAAAATTGAAATCACTAAGATGAGCTACACAACAAAAGTTGAAACATTAAAAACGGTGGCCACGTTAGAATTTGAACTAAAAGCAACCCTAGCCGCTAAAGGGCAAACCTATAAAGCCAACTACGGTTCTGAAAAAGTAACAGAATATGGCACCATGCCTTATCAAAAAGCCATTGAAGATGACATGAACGCCCTCGCCAGCCAAACCGTCAACCGCTTATTGAATGATCAGAACGTTATCACCTTATTAAAATAG
- the pabC gene encoding aminodeoxychorismate lyase: MTCFVNYRLESSISVTDRGLAYGDGVFETILAIPHQLIQIEDHLARLYRGLSKLGMPFSFEQKQTLADFLSCQILPLISEESVVKLVVSRGEGGRGYLAPKHCNHSIIIGILPAPDYQPHRQKGVSLGVSPVPINSNRFIAGIKHLNRLENVIAKGFLTASEFEAVMLNEKQELIECIQSNVFWFRRGFLYTPSLEKSGVQGTYRKAIIEKQQEYSIQVGHFVLADLMQADEVFIANSLMGIVPVNQVAGQSFPIGVYTRKLQFLMQAKDMHGVH, from the coding sequence ATGACTTGTTTTGTCAATTACAGATTAGAATCCTCTATTTCGGTTACTGATCGTGGTTTGGCTTACGGTGATGGTGTATTTGAAACCATTCTTGCTATTCCTCATCAACTTATACAGATTGAAGACCATCTCGCGCGGCTTTATCGTGGCTTATCTAAGCTTGGTATGCCTTTTTCATTTGAGCAAAAACAAACTTTAGCCGACTTTTTGTCTTGTCAGATTTTGCCTCTCATTAGCGAAGAGTCAGTCGTGAAGCTTGTCGTTAGTCGCGGTGAAGGTGGCAGAGGCTATTTAGCGCCTAAGCACTGTAACCATTCGATTATTATCGGTATCCTACCCGCTCCGGATTATCAGCCTCATCGACAAAAAGGCGTCTCGCTTGGGGTGTCACCTGTGCCTATTAACAGTAATCGCTTTATCGCAGGCATTAAGCATTTGAACCGATTGGAAAATGTGATCGCAAAAGGCTTTTTGACGGCATCTGAGTTTGAAGCGGTGATGTTAAACGAGAAGCAAGAATTGATTGAGTGTATTCAGAGTAATGTATTTTGGTTTCGACGAGGTTTTTTGTATACGCCTTCTCTGGAAAAGTCTGGTGTGCAAGGAACTTATCGCAAAGCCATTATAGAAAAACAGCAAGAATACTCGATTCAAGTAGGGCACTTTGTCTTGGCGGATCTAATGCAGGCTGATGAAGTATTTATCGCCAATAGCTTAATGGGAATAGTGCCTGTTAATCAGGTGGCTGGGCAATCGTTTCCAATCGGCGTTTATACTCGTAAATTACAATTTCTAATGCAAGCTAAGGATATGCATGGCGTACATTAA
- the mltG gene encoding endolytic transglycosylase MltG has product MAYIKWLYRVTFLCVTLMAVLAGYLYYSITSPIPLNSMEVFEVRTGDTSHSLGAELNKKGWIEYPFLTRVVARLHPEWVPKVGKYSVQPEMNLLDVMALFDSGQSIFYAITLLEGKTTQDFLSAMAARGNITMTLTGLSNEDIAQQLGLDVSHPEGQFFANTYRYHDGDTDASILKHAHGLMAQTLASLWENKAPNLPYKSPYDALIMASIIEKETGVPEERPLIARVFISRLEKGMRLQTDPTVIYGLGDGFKGNLTRKGLQDLSPYNTYRVAGLPPTPIANVGREAMAAALNPGETKALYFVAKGDGSHAFSNSLKEHNRAVREYQFKRRADYRSTPEATK; this is encoded by the coding sequence ATGGCGTACATTAAGTGGTTATACCGCGTTACTTTTTTATGTGTCACTCTGATGGCCGTTTTGGCGGGTTATCTTTATTACTCTATTACCTCGCCGATTCCCTTGAATAGCATGGAAGTGTTTGAGGTTCGTACGGGGGACACCTCCCATAGCCTGGGCGCTGAGTTGAACAAAAAAGGCTGGATTGAGTACCCATTTCTGACGCGCGTCGTGGCAAGGCTACACCCTGAGTGGGTTCCCAAAGTAGGAAAATACAGCGTACAGCCAGAGATGAATTTATTGGATGTCATGGCGTTGTTTGATTCCGGGCAATCCATTTTTTACGCCATTACTTTGCTAGAAGGCAAAACCACGCAAGATTTCCTCTCCGCCATGGCGGCGCGGGGGAACATCACCATGACACTAACCGGTTTGTCGAATGAAGACATTGCTCAACAGCTAGGGCTTGATGTCTCACATCCTGAAGGGCAGTTTTTTGCCAATACCTATCGTTATCATGACGGCGATACCGATGCCAGTATACTGAAGCATGCTCATGGATTAATGGCTCAAACCTTAGCCAGCTTATGGGAAAACAAAGCCCCTAATTTGCCTTATAAATCGCCTTATGACGCGCTGATTATGGCGTCTATTATCGAAAAAGAAACCGGTGTTCCCGAAGAGCGCCCACTGATTGCACGAGTCTTTATTAGCCGATTAGAAAAGGGCATGCGTTTGCAAACGGATCCAACCGTCATCTATGGCCTTGGTGATGGGTTCAAAGGCAACTTGACCCGTAAAGGCTTGCAGGATTTATCGCCCTATAACACTTATCGGGTTGCGGGCTTGCCACCAACGCCGATTGCTAATGTGGGTCGTGAGGCAATGGCAGCGGCGTTGAACCCCGGAGAAACGAAAGCCTTGTACTTTGTTGCCAAAGGGGATGGAAGTCATGCGTTTTCCAATAGCTTAAAAGAGCATAATCGGGCCGTAAGAGAATATCAGTTTAAGCGTCGAGCAGATTATCGGTCGACGCCAGAAGCAACGAAATAG
- the tmk gene encoding dTMP kinase — translation MRGKFISLEGGEGSGKTTAIAFIREWLEAHNIPYLMTREPGGTPLAEEIRQLILNPREEAVNDVTELLLVFAARAQHIASKIQPALEKGTWVISDRFLDSSYVYQGKARGGDMAMLDQLSAWVVGANKPDATFVLDVPVELGQERVVQRQHQDRLDKESLAFHQKVRDGFLERAGMEPNRIKVIDASLSLDLVQQQIEKQLMQLNNAWSGDG, via the coding sequence ATGAGAGGTAAATTTATTTCGTTGGAAGGCGGGGAAGGCAGTGGTAAAACAACCGCGATTGCCTTTATACGTGAGTGGTTAGAGGCTCACAATATTCCCTATCTTATGACTCGTGAGCCCGGCGGCACACCGCTGGCGGAAGAAATTCGTCAACTGATTTTGAACCCACGCGAAGAAGCGGTGAATGATGTTACCGAGTTATTATTGGTGTTTGCCGCTCGGGCTCAACACATAGCGTCAAAAATCCAACCGGCCTTGGAAAAAGGCACTTGGGTGATCAGTGACCGCTTTTTGGATTCCAGCTACGTTTATCAAGGCAAGGCACGCGGCGGTGATATGGCCATGTTGGATCAATTATCGGCTTGGGTTGTCGGTGCGAATAAACCGGATGCGACCTTTGTTTTGGATGTGCCAGTGGAATTGGGTCAAGAGCGTGTTGTACAAAGACAACATCAAGACCGCTTGGATAAAGAGTCGTTGGCGTTTCATCAAAAAGTGCGTGATGGTTTTCTTGAGCGCGCGGGTATGGAGCCAAATCGAATAAAGGTAATTGACGCCAGTTTGTCATTGGATTTGGTTCAACAGCAGATCGAAAAGCAGCTAATGCAATTAAATAACGCTTGGTCTGGTGACGGCTAG